A region of Anticarsia gemmatalis isolate Benzon Research Colony breed Stoneville strain chromosome 10, ilAntGemm2 primary, whole genome shotgun sequence DNA encodes the following proteins:
- the LOC142976280 gene encoding uncharacterized protein LOC142976280: MLSTRFLIVVVISYLNVADGRKIKCHLEDDVCLTACGRRTFPEFVTGALKGTVPSDPIYLNVIEGNLPTVKFTLSASTLTGMKSCHPSLIRFNTTAKTFEYNVACDRLGLGGLYKGSGDVATIHLEGEGEYKVYLYDYVFLFKGEYDIYFDKDNNSHLHIVKYTLATDAKHSVVYDIKNLFDGDYLKGAAALKLINVNWEAVGKILRQPVWESFMGVYMKNIETYIRVKNLYDIFSIEV, translated from the exons ATGTTGTCAACACGTTTCCTGATAGTTGTGGTAATTTCCTACCTAAATGTAGCGGATG GTCGTAAGATCAAATGCCATTTAGAAGATGACGTGTGCCTCACTGCATGTGGCAGGAGAACATTCCCGGAATTTGTGACTGGTGCGCTAAAAGGAACCGTACCATCAGACCCCATATATCTGAATGTCATTGAAGGAAACCTGCCGACTGTCAAGTTTACGTTAAGTGCATCCACTTTGACTGGAATGAAGTCATGTCACCCTTCTTTAATTAG ATTTAACACAACGGCTAAAACCTTTGAATACAATGTAGCTTGTGACCGTTTGGGATTGGGAGGTCTCTACAAAGGGAGCGGTGATGTGGCCACCATTCATCTTGAAGGAGAAGGCGAATACAAAGTCTATTTAT ATGACTATGTTTTCTTATTCAAGGGTGAATACGACATTTACTTTGATAAAGATAACAATTCGCACCTACATATCGTAAAATACACTTTAGCCACGGATGCCAAACACAGTGTTGTTTACGATATCAAAAATTTGTTTGACGGAGACTATTtgaaag GCGCTGCAGCTTTAAAGTTGATAAATGTAAATTGGGAAGCAGTGGGAAAGATTCTCCGTCAACCAGTGTGGGAGTCTTTTATGGGCGTTTACATGAAAAACATTGAGACTTATATTAGAGTTAAGAATTTATACGACATATTTAGTATCgaggtttaa
- the LOC142976108 gene encoding uncharacterized protein LOC142976108 → MFSVKYLVIFLACVNFNVLCLSVPKKPCSYDDEECLTKSTRAIYHKIVAGRPGEVEASDPLRLDLINLDTPELKHKMVKATLFGLQKCDVEDVLVNAKEAFFNYQIACPDLRIESTYEIDGKIDGVTVNGAGASVISYKNYEILLKGYYGKYLDESGDLHTNITKFNVVLSTEEVTREYSGISFSDKDEEAEASTVEGKLAKLEEEIRHPVMNRFMEKYIQNLNKFLVIVPVKDIHYHV, encoded by the exons GCGTACCAAAGAAACCATGCAGTTACGACGACGAAGAATGCCTAACAAAGTCAACCAGAGCGATATACCATAAGATCGTGGCTGGAAGGCCAGGTGAGGTGGAGGCATCTGATCCTTTAAGGTTGGATCTCATCAACCTGGATACGCCAGAACTAAAGCACAAAATGGTCAAAGCGACGCTGTTTGGACTGCAAAAGTGTGACGTAGAGGATGTTCT gGTCAACGCAAAAGAAGCATTTTTCAACTATCAGATTGCATGCCCAGATCTTCGCATAGAATCAACTTATGAAATCGATGGGAAAATAGACGGGGTAACTGTTAACGGTGCTGGTGCAAGTGTCATCTCATAca AAAACTACGAGATACTCCTAAAAGGCTACTATGGAAAATATCTGGATGAGTCTGGAGATCTTCACACGAATATAACCAAATTCAACGTCGTGTTGTCCACTGAAGAGGTGACGCGCGAATACTCAGGGATCTCGTTCAGTGATAAAGATGAAG aaGCAGAAGCATCTACCGTGGAAGGAAAACTGGCCAAGTTAGAGGAAGAAATCAGACATCCAGTGATGAACAGGTTTATGGAAAAATACATCCAGAATCTCAATAAATTCCTAGTTATTGTCCCTGTTAAAGATATACACTACcacgtttaa
- the LOC142976086 gene encoding protein takeout-like yields MISIRVLTLAAIFWKYASGNPVMCDLDNSKCLTESANKIYQEFVTGAIEGVPSSDPLRVDLFEGELPTMQYTLKDSTLSGMKNCVPEFIAINTKETKFKYHFACKHLIMEGKYDIKGELAGRSIEGSGDYKVDFYGYAFLFSGEYERFNSDDGKLHIVVKQYKLDIAAREKVVYDFKNLFNGDEEKSAAIHKFANENWKEVDEIVRGPTMEKFMSIFMDNGNAYMKAVPVEHVFARRE; encoded by the exons atgatatcGATACGTGTGTTAACTCTCGCTGCTATTTTCTGGAAATATGCTTCAG GCAATCCAGTCATGTGTGACCTAGATAATTCGAAGTGCCTAACGGAATCAGCCAATAAGATTTACCAAGAATTCGTTACGGGTGCAATAGAAGGTGTTCCATCATCAGACCCATTGCGCGTGGATCTTTTTGAAGGAGAGCTGCCGACAATGCAATATACGTTGAAAGATTCAACCTTATCTGGGATGAAGAATTGTGTTCCAGAATTCATTgc GATTAATACCAAAGAAACCAAGTTCAAATATCATTTTGCGTGCAAACATTTGATTATGGAAGGAAAGTACGACATAAAGGGTGAGTTAGCTGGCAGATCCATAGAAGGATCAGGCGACTATAAGGTAGATTTCT ATGGTTACGCCTTTTTATTTTCTGGAGAATACGAACGTTTTAACAGTGACGATGGAAAACTACATATCGTCGTCAAACAGTACAAACTAGATATAGCAGCTCGAGAAAAAGTGGTGTACGATTTCAAGAATTTGTTTAATGGCGACGAAGAGAAAT CTGCCGCAATACATAAGTTTGCCAATGAAAATTGGAAAGAAGTAGATGAAATTGTTCGAGGACCAACCATGGAAAAATTTATGAGTATATTCATGGACAATGGTAATGCTTATATGAAAGCCGTTCCCGTTGAGCATGTATTCGCACGAAGAGAATAG
- the LOC142976277 gene encoding activity-regulated cytoskeleton associated protein 2-like, with translation MSVNLTDEQFQALLAKLSPGRHGTFSTCTARYDGTKNLEVVEAFLAAATVFKQIENISDAEALTGVPLLLSGEAAIWWQGVKDHVSTWGEFQARLQYTYAPKKPAYILYQEIMGIKQDSRMSTESFVAHKRNLFAQLPEPKQPECHQLDMIYGQLHNRIRERVPRSAFRTFDQLLEAARGVEQMWLDREQHERKGPDAVKY, from the coding sequence ATGTCTGTGAACCTCACCGACGAACAGTTCCAGGCTCTGCTGGCGAAACTTTCACCTGGCAGACACGGCACCTTTTCAACGTGTACTGCGCGATACGACGGTACCAAGAACTTGGAGGTGGTGGAAGCCTTCTTAGCAGCAGCTACGGTATTTAagcaaatagaaaatatttcggATGCTGAGGCCCTGACAGGCGTTCCTTTGCTACTGTCAGGGGAAGCTGCAATATGGTGGCAAGGAGTAAAGGACCATGTATCAACATGGGGTGAATTCCAAGCTCGTTTACAATATACCTACGCACCCAAGAAACCAGCGTACATCCTATATCAGGAAATAATGGGTATCAAACAGGATTCACGCATGTCCACAGAAAGCTTCGTGGCACATAAACGCAACCTTTTCGCTCAATTGCCAGAACCAAAGCAGCCTGAATGCCATCAGTTGGACATGATATACGGTCAGCTACATAACCGTATTCGCGAAAGGGTACCCCGCAGCGCGTTCCGTACCTTTGATCAGCTTCTAGAAGCAGCACGAGGAGTCGAGCAGATGTGGCTGGATCGCGAACAACACGAGCGTAAGGGACCTGATGCAGTAAAATATTAA
- the LOC142976281 gene encoding uncharacterized protein LOC142976281 has product MLSIRCLIFAAICYQNVSCGHKLLCNFEDSDCLTSGTKRIFQEYVNGNLRGVSTSDPLHVELIEASLPTIDYKLFNSTLSGMRTCEPELVKIRQSDQTFIYHVACKHLILEGQYECDGDIGPICVKGNGDYEINMYDYVFILTGEYNTFFDKEERLHLQAKSFKVDVDARGKVVYDYKNLFDGDEEKSAAAHKFANANWKQVDKIVRGPVWDQFVGLFMKNANNYLRIKPIDYIFRF; this is encoded by the exons ATGTTGTCCATACGTTGCTTAATATTTGCTGCGATTTGCTACCAAAATGTTTCgt GTGGTCATAAACTTCTATGTAACTTTGAAGACTCGGACTGCCTCACATCGGGTACGAAGAGAATATTTCAAGAATACGTGAATGGAAATCTAAGAGGAGTGTCGACTTCTGACCCTCTACACGTAGAACTAATTGAAGCAAGTCTTCCTACGATTGATTATAAGCTATTTAATTCAACGCTTTCTGGAATGAGGACTTGTGAACCTGAATTAGTGAA GATCAGACAATCAGACCAAACTTTTATCTACCACGTAGCATGTAAACATCTGATTTTAGAAGGCCAGTATGAGTGCGATGGTGACATTGGTCCAATTTGTGTTAAAGGAAACGGAGACTACGAGATCAATATGT ATGACTACGTTTTCATTTTAACTGGTGAATACAACACATTCTTTGATAAGGAAGAAAGGCTGCATCTCCAAGCTAAAAGTTTCAAAGTAGATGTTGATGCCAGAGGAAAAGTGGTATACGATTACAAGAACTTATTTGATGGAGACGAAGAAAAAT CTGCAGCCGCGCATAAGTTCGCGAACGCAAATTGGAAGCAAGTTGATAAAATTGTCAGAGGACCAGTATGGGATCAGTTCGTTGggttatttatgaaaaatgctaataattatttgagaataaaacctattgattatatttttaggttttaa
- the LOC142976279 gene encoding uncharacterized protein LOC142976279 — translation MKMLLRRVLIVVVLCCQNIIGEKILCDFADPVCMTKGAGRVYDEFIEGRVEGVPSSGTMFVDLMEQDLPTLKYTLHNITFSGLKNCLPEYVVVNTTEKTYKYYLACEHVTMEGIYDTKGELDSMYIEGQGEFRVDHYDYVFQLSGGCEGYIGEDNKLHFQIFKDFDMDIEARGEVVYDFKNLYNGDKEKSDAMHSHANKNWRTVDEIVSKPFMKVFMGIFLDHANMYLKILPVEHYYYQETQLVIRLTGKMLFTRLFILVVLCYQNVLGKKVMCDFEDSQCLTRGDARVYQEFIKGEEGAVPSSGTMHAELIKVDLPTIKYTLRNNTFSGLKNCIPEFVSLKEKSYKYHLACEHITMTGLYEAKGKLADMCIEGNGDYQVDHYNYVFKLSGGCESYTGDDEKLHFSIYDDFKMDIEPRGKVVYKFNNLYNGDKAKSDAMHKFANENWKYVDKTLRGPFMKRFMAEFLNNANIYMKKYPIESYYYQEV, via the exons ATGAAAATGTTGTTGAGACGTGTGTTAATCGTGGTTGTGCTTTGCTGCCAAAATATTATAG GTGAAAAAATCTTATGTGATTTTGCGGACCCAGTGTGCATGACGAAAGGAGCCGGTAGGGTCTACGATGAGTTCATTGAAGGCAGAGTAGAAGGAGTGCCGTCTTCAGGAACTATGTTTGTAGATCTTATGGAACAAGACCTACCGACATTAAAATATactctacataatattactttCTCCGGCTTGAAGAACTGCCTTCCAGAATACGTGGT ggTAAATACAACAGAGAAAACTTACAAGTACTACCTAGCATGTGAACACGTAACTATGGAAGGAATATATGACACGAAAGGTGAACTAGATTCTATGTACATTGAGGGGCAGGGAGAATTCAGAGTTGATCATT aCGACTACGTTTTTCAATTATCTGGAGGATGTGAAGGATACATTGGTGAAGATAACAAACTACACTTCCAAATATTCAAAGATTTTGATATGGACATAGAAGCTAGAGGAGAAGTGGTATACGATTTTAAGAATCTGTATAACGGagataaagaaaaat CCGATGCAATGCACTCGCATGCCAACAAGAACTGGCGCACAGTCGATGAAATAGTCAGCAAGCCGTTTATGAAGGTTTTCATGGGGATATTTCTCGATCACGCCAACATGTACTTGAAGATTCTTCCTGTTGAACACTACTATTATCAAGaa ACTCAACTCGTCATTCGATTGACAGGAAAGATGTTGTTTACACGTTTGTTCATCCTGGTTGTGCTTTGCTACCAAAATGTTTTGG GTAAAAAGGTAATGTGTGACTTTGAAGACTCACAATGTTTGACGAGAGGTGACGCGAGGGTGTATCAGGAGTTCATCAAAGGTGAAGAAGGAGCGGTGCCGTCTTCAGGAACTATGCATGCAGAACTGATCAAAGTAGACTTGCCGACGATAAAATACACATTGCGTAATAATACTTTCTCTGGATTGAAGAATTGTATTCCTGAATTTGTATC ACTTAAGGAGAAAAGTTACAAATACCATCTCGCATGTGAACATATAACTATGACGGGATTGTACGAAGCAAAGGGGAAGCTTGCTGATATGTGTATCGAAGGAAACGGAGACTACCAAGTTGACCACT ACAACTACGTCTTTAAGTTATCAGGTGGTTGTGAATCATATACAGGTGACGATGAAAAACTTCACTTTTCAATATACGATGATTTCAAAATGGACATAGAGCCTAGAGGAAAAGTAgtgtacaagtttaataatttgtacaatGGTGATAAAGCAAAAT CCGACGCTATGCACAAGTTTGCGAATGAGAATTGGAAGTATGTGGACAAAACTCTCCGTGGACCGTTCATGAAGAGATTTATGGCTGAATTTCTGAACAACGCCAACATATACATGAAAAAATATCCTATCGAAAGTTATTACTATCAAGAAgtctaa
- the LOC142976278 gene encoding uncharacterized protein LOC142976278: MISTHVFVLIVFLWNNALCNPIICNFEDSECLTEGADNVYKEFVEGEIQGVPSSDPLRVDLIEGELPSLKYTLKDSTLSGMKNCLPELVEINTKETKYKYHVACKHLILNGKYDAKGDIVGMFVEGSGDYQIDLYGYALLFSGEYERYTSDEGKLHIVIKDYKLDLEAREKVVFDFKNLFCGDEEKSAVAHKFANENWKEIDKIVRGQAMAHFMSVFIDNVNAYMRAVPVEHVFPQNGCDKTLVCDFENIECLTLGAKQTYQECVNGDLKGVPSSDPLHADVIKGNLPTLKYTLRDVTFSGMRSCSPELVRLHQNNATFDYHVACKHLVVAGKYEIKGDVGTMCIEGNGDIKIDHYDYVLLFNGEFDKYFDKQEKLHILVKKYNYDIDARTKVVYEFTNLFNGDSEKSAAMHKYLNENWKQADKIIRKPILDTFLDLFLKNVNEYLKAVPIEHVFSFKA, from the exons ATGATATCAACTCATGTCTTTGTACTTATTGTGTTCCTCTGGAATAATGCATTGT GTAATCCAATCATCTGCAATTTCGAGGACTCAGAGTGCCTCACAGAAGGGGCAGATAATGTTTACAAAGAGTTTGTAGAAGGAGAAATTCAGGGTGTTCCATCATCAGACCCATTACGCGTGGATCTTATTGAAGGAGAGCTGCCGTCTTTAAAGTATACGTTGAAAGATTCAACCTTATCTGGGATGAAGAATTGTCTGCCAGAACTTGTAGA GATTAAtactaaagaaacaaaatacaaatatcatGTGGCAtgcaaacatttaattttgaatggaAAGTATGACGCAAAAGGAGACATTGTTGGTATGTTCGTTGAAGGATCGGGCGACTATCAGATTGATTTGT ATGGCTACGCTTTATTATTTTCCGGAGAATACGAACGCTATACCAGTGATGAAGGCAAACTTCATATTGTCATCAAAGATTATAAATTAGATCTAGAAGCCAGAGAAAAAGTGGTGTTTGatttcaaaaatctattttgtgGAGACGAGGAAAAAT cTGCCGTAGCACATAAGTTTGCCAACGAAAATTGGAAAGAAATAGACAAAATTGTTCGAGGACAAGCCATGGCTCATTTCATGAGTGTATTTATAGACAATGTCAATGCTTACATGAGAGCAGTTCCCGTTGAACATGTATTCCCACAAAATGGTT GTGACAAGACACTGGTATGCGACTTTGAAAACATCGAGTGCTTAACATTAGGTGCAAAACAAACTTATCAAGAATGTGTGAACGGCGATCTAAAAGGAGTTCCGTCTTCAGATCCTTTACATGCCGATGTGATCAAAGGAAACCTGCCTACATTGAAATATACACTACGAGATGTCACCTTCTCGGGCATGAGAAGCTGTTCTCCGGAATTAGTCAG atTACACCAAAACAACGCTACTTTCGACTATCACGTAGCCTGCAAGCATTTAGTAGTTGCAGGAAAATATGAAATCAAAGGTGATGTGGGCACTATGTGCATTGAGGGAAATGGAGATATTAAAATAGATCACT ATGATTACGTTTTACTTTTCAATGGTGAAttcgataaatattttgataaacaagAAAAGCTGCACATCTTAGTAAAGAAATACAATTACGATATAGACGCAAGAACGAAGGTGGTATACGAATTCACGAACCTGTTTAACGGTGATAGTGAAAAAT CTGCGGCAATGCACAAATACCTGAATGAAAATTGGAAACAAGCAGACAAAATAATACGGAAGCCAATTTTAGACACGTTTTTAGATTTATTCCTAAAAAATGTCAACGAATATTTAAAAGCCGTTCCTATCGAacatgtatttagttttaaggCCTAA
- the LOC142975951 gene encoding uncharacterized protein LOC142975951 — MSLVRLFIFAVLCYQNASSKRVLCDFDNTDCLTNASIRAYNEILSGERRGKPSSDPLYEELIIGDLPTVYYKLYDAKLSGLRNCLPELTKIDPKTLDYEYYLGCKHLILEGKYEINGTLGSMPVNSKGDVKAEAYDYLLIFKGEGESLVNDGQISIFIKNFQLDIEARGKVVYDFSDTEKSAELNKFANEHSKEVNKILRLPVMTKFMESFVKNVNVYLKSLPMDQIFTYDV, encoded by the exons ATGTCGTTAGTGAGATTGTTCATCTTTGCAGTGCTTTGCTACCAAAATGCAA GCAGCAAAAGAGTTCTGTGTGATTTTGATAACACTGACTGTTTAACAAACGCATCAATAAGGGCTTACAATGAAATCTTGAGTGGTGAGCGACGAGGCAAACCTTCTTCTGACCCTTTATACGAAGAGTTGATAATTGGAGACTTGCCAACAGTATATTACAAATTGTATGATGCCAAGTTATCTGGGTTAAGAAACTGTTTGCCGGAACTTACGAA aattGATCCAAAGACCTTGGATTACGAGTACTATTTGGGATGTAAGCACTTAATATTGGAaggtaaatatgaaataaatggtACTCTCGGCTCGATGCCAGTAAATAGTAAGGGTGACGTCAAAGCAGAAGCat atgaCTACCTCCTGATATTTAAGGGTGAAGGAGAGTCTTTGGTGAATGATGgtcaaatatcaatatttatcaaaaatttcCAACTGGATATAGAAGCTAGAGGAAAAGTTGTTTACGATTTTAGTGACACAGAAAAAT CTGCCGAGTTAAATAAGTTTGCCAATGAACATTCTAAGGAGGTGAACAAAATTCTTCGTCTGCCCGTCATGACGAAGTTCATGGAATCGTTTGTTAAAAAcgttaatgtttatttgaaatcaTTACCAATGgatcaaatatttacttacgATGTGTAA